The proteins below are encoded in one region of Clostridium fermenticellae:
- the purB gene encoding adenylosuccinate lyase has protein sequence MKKRDVYNTPLNSRYASKDMSYLFSDEMKFKTWRKLWVALAECEKRLGLNITDEQICELKSNIENINYEVAEEREKEVRHDVMSHVYAYGVQCPEAKGIIHLGATSCYVGDNTDLIIMRDALLIIKKKILNVINSLTKFALKYKELPTLGFTHLQPAQLTTVGKRACIWIQDLYIDLENLEFVIDHMRFRGVKGTTGTQASFMELFDGDEEKVKALDKMVSEKMKFNSEFMITGQTYTRKVDSIILNTLSEVAQSAYKFSNDLRLLQNMKEMEEPFEKNQIGSSAMAYKRNPMRSERISALSRYVIINSLNPAITASTQWFERTLDDSANKRISVAEAFLALDGVLNLYMNISSNMVVYPKVIETHVKKELPFMATENIIMEAVKKGGDRQELHERIRQHSMKAAKMVKEEGKENDLISRIISDKFFNMTENEIVSLIDPKKFIGRAPGQVIDFINKQIKPLLDENKNLLGEKAEITV, from the coding sequence ATGAAAAAAAGAGATGTTTATAATACACCACTTAATAGTAGATATGCTTCTAAGGATATGAGTTACTTATTTTCTGATGAAATGAAATTTAAAACCTGGAGAAAACTTTGGGTTGCTTTAGCAGAATGTGAAAAGCGACTTGGTTTAAATATAACGGATGAGCAAATTTGTGAACTTAAATCTAATATTGAAAATATAAATTATGAAGTTGCAGAAGAGAGGGAAAAAGAAGTCCGTCATGATGTTATGAGTCATGTATATGCGTACGGTGTTCAATGCCCGGAAGCAAAGGGAATAATACATCTTGGTGCTACTAGTTGTTATGTAGGTGATAATACAGACCTAATTATAATGAGAGATGCCCTTCTTATAATTAAGAAAAAGATATTAAATGTTATAAACTCGCTTACGAAATTTGCATTAAAATATAAAGAATTGCCAACCCTTGGATTTACGCATTTACAGCCTGCTCAACTTACGACAGTGGGTAAAAGGGCTTGTATTTGGATTCAAGACTTATATATTGATCTTGAAAATTTAGAATTTGTTATAGATCATATGAGATTTAGGGGAGTTAAGGGTACAACAGGAACTCAAGCTAGTTTTATGGAATTATTTGATGGAGATGAAGAAAAAGTTAAAGCTCTTGATAAAATGGTTTCTGAAAAGATGAAATTCAACAGTGAATTTATGATTACAGGTCAAACTTATACAAGGAAGGTTGATTCTATAATATTAAATACACTTTCAGAGGTGGCACAGAGTGCATATAAATTTAGTAATGACCTTAGGCTCCTCCAAAATATGAAGGAAATGGAGGAGCCATTCGAGAAGAATCAGATTGGATCATCTGCAATGGCATACAAGAGAAATCCTATGAGATCAGAAAGGATAAGTGCGTTATCTAGATATGTAATTATAAATTCTTTAAACCCGGCCATAACAGCATCTACTCAATGGTTTGAAAGAACTCTTGATGATTCTGCAAATAAAAGAATATCAGTAGCAGAAGCATTTTTGGCACTTGATGGAGTTCTAAATTTATATATGAATATATCATCAAATATGGTTGTATATCCTAAAGTTATAGAGACCCATGTTAAGAAAGAACTGCCATTCATGGCTACAGAAAATATAATAATGGAAGCTGTTAAAAAGGGTGGAGATAGACAGGAATTACATGAAAGGATCAGACAGCATTCTATGAAAGCAGCAAAAATGGTAAAAGAAGAAGGAAAGGAAAATGACTTAATATCAAGAATAATATCTGATAAATTTTTTAATATGACAGAGAATGAAATAGTATCTCTAATAGATCCTAAAAAGTTTATAGGAAGAGCACCTGGCCAAGTTATAGATTTTATTAATAAACAAATAAAACCCTTGCTTGATGAAAATAAGAATTTACTTGGAGAAAAGGCGGAGATTACAGTCTAA
- the hisZ gene encoding ATP phosphoribosyltransferase regulatory subunit produces MSNLRKYIPEGTKDILFDEYSKRMYVENILRKTYMENGFIEVKSPTLEFYDVFNIENTTLPQEKMYKLFDNQGRILVLKPDMTIPIARIAATKLKEAPHPLKLCYTSTIYRVNESLYGKNNEIIQSGIEIIGISNLNADAQAIVNGIRSLINCGLTDFKIELGHAEFFKALIEKTNLNDEKREKLRKCIESKSFTALSELMKSERGNIDNRILHVLNEMPGLFGGIEILDRAEKIISDNVRAQNALESIRKVYTIIKSIGLDSYLSIDLGMVQDLNYYTGIIFRGYTHGVGGNILTGGRYDKLIAQFGDDQPATGFAIDVDSIIAALGDDCRMCENEKPKVLICYDDSLFEEAYKKALELRIKGMIAEISPFDSKDDAVDYAGRKNMRIINL; encoded by the coding sequence ATGAGTAATTTGAGAAAATATATACCGGAAGGGACAAAGGATATTTTATTTGATGAATACAGTAAAAGAATGTATGTAGAAAACATATTAAGGAAGACTTACATGGAGAATGGATTTATAGAAGTTAAATCCCCTACACTAGAATTTTATGATGTATTTAATATAGAAAATACAACATTGCCTCAGGAAAAAATGTATAAATTGTTTGATAATCAAGGAAGAATATTGGTGCTTAAACCTGATATGACAATACCGATAGCACGGATAGCAGCAACTAAACTTAAAGAAGCACCTCATCCGCTTAAATTATGTTATACCTCAACTATATATAGGGTTAATGAAAGTTTATATGGAAAAAATAATGAAATAATACAATCTGGAATTGAGATAATAGGAATTAGTAATTTAAATGCGGATGCTCAGGCTATAGTGAATGGAATTAGATCTCTTATAAATTGTGGACTCACAGATTTCAAAATAGAACTAGGTCATGCTGAATTTTTTAAAGCATTGATTGAAAAGACAAATCTTAATGACGAAAAAAGAGAAAAACTTAGAAAATGTATTGAGAGTAAAAGCTTTACGGCTCTATCAGAATTGATGAAAAGTGAAAGAGGTAATATTGACAATAGAATATTGCATGTATTAAATGAAATGCCAGGATTATTTGGGGGTATAGAAATACTTGACAGGGCCGAAAAAATCATATCGGATAATGTAAGGGCGCAAAATGCGTTAGAAAGTATAAGAAAGGTATATACAATAATAAAAAGCATAGGCCTTGATTCTTATTTGTCGATAGATCTTGGAATGGTTCAGGATCTTAATTATTATACGGGTATAATTTTCAGGGGATATACACATGGAGTTGGTGGAAATATATTAACCGGGGGAAGATATGACAAGCTAATAGCTCAATTTGGTGATGATCAGCCTGCGACTGGTTTTGCAATAGATGTCGATAGTATAATAGCTGCACTTGGAGATGATTGTCGTATGTGTGAGAATGAGAAACCTAAAGTTCTTATATGTTATGATGATAGTTTATTTGAAGAAGCATATAAAAAGGCATTAGAGCTTAGAATCAAAGGAATGATAGCTGAAATAAGTCCTTTTGACAGTAAAGATGATGCTGTAGATTATGCTGGTAGAAAGAATATGAGAATTATAAATTTATAA
- the hisG gene encoding ATP phosphoribosyltransferase, whose product MDNSKTVKIALTKGRIEKEAVKLLQSCGIDCRQIINKGRKLIFEDNDHNIEFVLVKAPDVLTYVEYGVVDIGIVGKDTLLEQSREFYEVLDLKFGACKFVVAGPKDKNKFYHGYNRKKIATKYPNVAREYFRKLGTDVEIIKIEGSVELAPILGLSDAIVDIVETGNTLKENGLLVYENICDISARMVVNVASMKMKKGEIEKIINYIKKQVELREKLSI is encoded by the coding sequence ATGGATAATTCTAAAACTGTCAAGATAGCTTTGACAAAAGGAAGGATTGAAAAAGAAGCTGTTAAACTGCTTCAATCCTGTGGAATAGATTGTAGACAGATTATAAATAAGGGTAGAAAGCTTATATTTGAAGATAATGATCATAATATAGAGTTTGTACTTGTTAAAGCACCTGATGTACTCACATATGTTGAATATGGTGTTGTTGATATTGGTATAGTTGGAAAAGATACGTTGCTTGAGCAGAGTAGAGAATTTTATGAGGTACTGGATCTAAAATTTGGAGCATGCAAATTTGTTGTTGCGGGGCCTAAAGACAAGAATAAATTTTATCACGGGTATAATAGAAAAAAAATAGCTACTAAATATCCTAATGTTGCGAGGGAGTATTTTAGAAAGCTTGGCACAGATGTTGAAATTATAAAGATAGAAGGGTCTGTTGAATTGGCACCTATATTAGGTTTATCAGATGCAATAGTAGATATAGTTGAAACAGGGAATACACTTAAAGAGAATGGCCTTTTAGTGTATGAAAATATATGTGATATAAGTGCACGAATGGTTGTTAATGTGGCAAGTATGAAGATGAAAAAGGGAGAGATAGAAAAAATAATAAATTATATAAAAAAGCAAGTTGAATTGAGAGAAAAATTATCTATTTAA
- the hisD gene encoding histidinol dehydrogenase, with the protein MINTIYSKTKTAEDYLKSFRDRGKVMQDEVCKSVDKILSDIKNYGDDALIKYTNKFDSQNISKENICVSREEIENAYKTVDKKFLDVLRRAAENIMFFHEKQKRNSWIVTKENGVILGQKVMALERVGVYVPGGTAAYPSSVLMNVIPAKIAGVKDIVMVTPPLKDGSINSNILVAADIAGVSKIYKIGGAQAVGALAFGTDIIDKVDKVVGPGNVFVAEAKKSVFGYVGIDMIAGPSEILILADGSANPKYIAADLMSQAEHDKLASAILITDSEELSEKVTIELQRQVKTLSRKNIILESLKNYGLIIVTDNIENGIRLSNIIAPEHLELCVREPFSILESIKNAGSIFMGNFAPEPLGDYIAGPNHVLPTSGTARFFSPLSVDDFIKKSSFTYYTRKSFSKVGNDIIKFADIEGLTAHANSVKVRLK; encoded by the coding sequence ATTATAAATACCATATATAGTAAAACAAAAACTGCAGAGGACTATTTAAAAAGTTTTAGAGATAGAGGAAAGGTTATGCAAGATGAAGTTTGCAAATCAGTAGATAAAATATTAAGTGATATAAAAAATTATGGTGATGATGCTTTAATAAAATATACGAATAAATTTGATAGTCAAAATATAAGTAAGGAAAATATATGTGTAAGTAGAGAAGAGATAGAGAATGCCTATAAGACTGTAGATAAGAAATTTTTAGATGTATTGAGGCGTGCTGCTGAAAATATAATGTTCTTTCATGAAAAGCAAAAAAGGAATTCATGGATTGTTACAAAAGAGAATGGAGTTATACTTGGACAAAAAGTTATGGCACTTGAGAGAGTAGGAGTATATGTACCGGGTGGTACAGCTGCATATCCTTCATCAGTTTTAATGAATGTAATACCAGCAAAAATAGCAGGGGTTAAAGATATAGTAATGGTGACACCTCCATTAAAAGACGGAAGTATAAATTCAAACATACTTGTGGCAGCTGATATAGCTGGAGTTAGCAAGATATATAAGATTGGAGGTGCACAAGCAGTTGGTGCACTCGCATTTGGAACGGATATTATTGATAAGGTGGATAAGGTAGTTGGACCTGGAAATGTTTTTGTTGCTGAAGCTAAAAAGAGTGTATTTGGATATGTTGGTATAGATATGATTGCAGGGCCAAGTGAGATATTGATATTAGCCGACGGGAGTGCAAATCCAAAGTATATAGCTGCTGACTTGATGTCACAAGCAGAACACGATAAACTGGCATCAGCAATTTTAATAACCGATTCAGAAGAATTGTCAGAGAAAGTTACGATTGAATTACAAAGACAGGTTAAAACTTTAAGTAGAAAGAATATAATTCTAGAATCACTTAAAAATTATGGATTAATTATAGTTACAGATAATATTGAAAACGGAATTAGATTAAGTAACATCATAGCTCCTGAACATTTAGAACTGTGTGTAAGAGAACCGTTTTCCATTCTTGAGAGCATAAAAAATGCAGGATCAATATTTATGGGAAATTTTGCTCCGGAACCTCTTGGTGACTATATAGCAGGACCTAATCACGTTCTTCCAACAAGCGGGACAGCGAGATTTTTCTCGCCTTTATCTGTAGATGATTTTATAAAAAAATCAAGTTTCACATATTATACGAGGAAAAGTTTCAGTAAAGTAGGAAACGATATTATTAAATTTGCCGATATAGAAGGACTTACAGCACATGCAAATTCGGTAAAGGTTAGACTAAAGTAA
- the hisC gene encoding histidinol-phosphate transaminase, producing the protein MIEKLTRKNLKSFKPYDALEVKCDVKLDANENSMNIKEDILNKIVKKIMTLNFNRYPDPASRKVCRLYADYAGADAKNVMAGNGSDELIQIIVSTFVDRGESIMCVNPDFSMYKNYAKLAGGRAKVFELNEDFSLDVDGIIDSVNKEDVKVLFLSNPNNPVATVIKRENILKIVDKCNSIVVIDEAYIEFYGNSVIDEINNYENLIVLRTCSKAVAMAAIRLGFLITNYRLLQEIKKVKPPFNVNSVTQAIGEVILENTGYIREYTEKILQERKFLFDELKTIDGLEVYGTHSNFVIMRLKNSKQVYEGLLQNGISVRNYLNDARLSNFIRITVGSRKENELTIECLKKFIK; encoded by the coding sequence ATGATAGAAAAATTAACTAGAAAAAACCTTAAGAGCTTTAAGCCGTATGATGCTTTAGAGGTAAAATGTGATGTAAAACTTGATGCCAATGAAAATTCTATGAACATAAAAGAAGATATATTAAATAAAATAGTCAAAAAAATTATGACACTTAACTTTAATAGATATCCTGATCCTGCTTCAAGAAAAGTGTGCAGGCTTTATGCTGATTATGCAGGGGCGGATGCTAAAAATGTAATGGCTGGTAATGGTTCAGATGAATTGATACAGATAATAGTTTCTACATTTGTAGACAGAGGTGAAAGCATAATGTGTGTGAATCCCGATTTTTCAATGTATAAAAATTATGCAAAATTAGCGGGAGGAAGAGCAAAGGTATTTGAGTTGAATGAAGATTTTTCTCTAGATGTTGATGGAATTATAGATTCTGTAAATAAAGAAGATGTAAAAGTACTTTTTTTATCAAATCCCAATAATCCAGTTGCAACAGTAATAAAAAGAGAGAATATATTAAAAATAGTGGACAAATGTAATTCTATAGTTGTAATTGACGAGGCATATATTGAATTTTATGGTAATTCAGTAATTGATGAGATAAATAATTATGAAAATCTCATAGTGCTTAGAACATGTTCTAAAGCTGTGGCTATGGCTGCTATAAGGCTGGGATTTTTAATAACAAATTATAGGCTGCTTCAGGAAATAAAAAAGGTTAAACCGCCTTTTAATGTGAATTCAGTAACTCAAGCTATTGGTGAAGTTATACTAGAAAATACTGGCTATATAAGAGAGTATACAGAAAAGATATTACAGGAAAGAAAATTTTTATTTGATGAATTAAAAACTATAGATGGATTAGAAGTTTATGGTACACACTCTAACTTTGTCATAATGAGACTTAAAAATTCGAAACAGGTGTATGAAGGACTCTTACAAAACGGTATATCAGTCAGAAATTATTTAAATGATGCAAGATTAAGCAATTTTATAAGAATAACCGTTGGCAGCAGAAAAGAAAATGAATTGACGATTGAGTGCTTAAAAAAATTTATAAAGTAG
- the hisB gene encoding imidazoleglycerol-phosphate dehydratase HisB: MREASISRKTNETDINVKIELDGSGKYDIDTGIGFFDHMLSLMSRHGLINMKVAAKGDLYVDSHHTIEDIGIVIGKCIHEALGDKEKIRRYSTVFLPMDEVLCMVSMDISGRPYIVFDAKFDEERVGEMDTGMVEEFFRAVAFNAGITLHVKELYGKNSHHIIEAMFKAFGKALREAAELDEKIEGIMSTKGTL, from the coding sequence ATGAGAGAAGCTTCAATATCACGTAAAACTAATGAAACAGATATAAATGTAAAAATTGAACTTGATGGAAGTGGGAAATATGATATAGATACTGGCATAGGTTTTTTTGATCACATGTTAAGCCTTATGTCAAGGCATGGACTCATAAATATGAAGGTGGCTGCAAAGGGTGATTTATATGTGGATTCACATCATACAATTGAGGATATAGGTATAGTTATCGGAAAGTGTATTCATGAGGCTCTTGGTGACAAAGAAAAAATAAGAAGGTATAGTACAGTATTTCTACCGATGGATGAGGTACTTTGTATGGTGTCAATGGACATAAGCGGAAGACCGTATATTGTTTTTGATGCAAAATTTGATGAAGAAAGAGTTGGAGAGATGGATACAGGGATGGTTGAAGAATTTTTTAGAGCAGTGGCCTTTAACGCAGGAATTACACTTCACGTAAAGGAACTTTATGGAAAAAATTCTCATCACATTATAGAAGCAATGTTTAAAGCTTTTGGAAAGGCTTTAAGAGAGGCGGCAGAATTGGATGAGAAAATAGAAGGAATAATGTCTACAAAAGGTACCCTTTAA
- the hisH gene encoding imidazole glycerol phosphate synthase subunit HisH produces MIAIIDYGMGNLRSVQKSLQYIGEEAIITSDSSDIINADGIILPGVGAFPDAVENLSRKGLDKIFKEVVKSGKPALGICLGMQLLFSLGEEIRESRGLQLLKGRIKRIYADVKIPHMGWNSINIKKTCEILDGVTEESYVYFVHSFYAEVENTEDLNAVSNYGIEIPAVVSRRNLFGVQFHPEKSGDIGMHILKNFSKLTRL; encoded by the coding sequence ATGATTGCAATAATAGATTATGGAATGGGAAATTTAAGAAGTGTGCAAAAATCACTTCAATATATAGGAGAAGAGGCAATTATAACATCTGATTCATCTGACATCATAAACGCAGATGGAATTATACTTCCTGGAGTGGGTGCCTTTCCAGATGCGGTGGAAAATCTAAGCAGAAAGGGATTGGATAAAATATTTAAAGAGGTTGTTAAGTCAGGTAAACCAGCACTTGGGATATGCCTTGGAATGCAGCTTCTATTTAGCCTTGGAGAAGAAATAAGAGAGAGCAGAGGATTACAACTTCTAAAAGGCAGAATAAAAAGAATATATGCAGATGTAAAGATACCACATATGGGATGGAATAGTATAAATATAAAAAAGACATGTGAAATTTTAGATGGTGTCACTGAAGAAAGTTATGTTTATTTTGTACATTCATTTTATGCCGAGGTAGAGAATACCGAGGATCTGAATGCAGTTTCAAATTATGGAATAGAAATACCAGCTGTTGTGAGCAGAAGAAATTTGTTTGGAGTTCAATTCCATCCAGAGAAGAGTGGTGATATTGGTATGCATATACTTAAGAATTTTTCAAAATTAACTAGACTCTAA
- the hisA gene encoding 1-(5-phosphoribosyl)-5-[(5-phosphoribosylamino)methylideneamino]imidazole-4-carboxamide isomerase, with product MIIIPAIDLKEGNCVRLYQGKMSSAQVVARDAVKAALEFKAAGAEFIHMVDLDGAVRGKMYNLSQVIRVINETGLPVEVGGGIRNIETINNLIKNKISRVILGTAALNDFNMLEEAVKKYGEKIAVGIDAKDGRVAVDGWVNISKTDYIDFAKKIEDVGVKTIIFTDIGRDGTLKGANLMQLSEISSSVSCNIIASGGVSNIEDVKNLKNTGVYGVIIGKAIYSGAVSIQDAIEVGRN from the coding sequence TTGATTATAATTCCAGCGATTGATTTAAAAGAAGGAAATTGTGTTAGACTTTATCAAGGTAAAATGTCATCGGCACAGGTGGTTGCAAGAGACGCTGTAAAGGCGGCTTTAGAATTTAAAGCTGCTGGAGCTGAATTTATACATATGGTTGATTTGGATGGTGCTGTTCGTGGTAAAATGTATAATTTGTCTCAAGTTATAAGGGTAATAAATGAAACTGGCCTTCCTGTAGAAGTTGGCGGGGGTATAAGAAATATTGAGACTATAAATAATTTAATAAAAAATAAAATATCAAGAGTTATACTTGGAACAGCTGCTCTAAATGATTTTAATATGCTAGAAGAGGCAGTGAAAAAGTATGGAGAAAAAATAGCTGTCGGAATAGATGCTAAAGATGGAAGAGTAGCTGTGGATGGGTGGGTTAATATAAGTAAAACTGATTATATAGATTTTGCAAAGAAAATTGAAGATGTTGGTGTGAAAACTATAATATTCACGGATATAGGCAGAGATGGAACTTTAAAAGGTGCTAATTTAATGCAGCTTTCTGAAATTAGTTCAAGCGTTTCCTGCAATATAATTGCGTCAGGTGGAGTCAGTAATATAGAAGATGTAAAAAACTTGAAGAATACTGGAGTTTATGGAGTTATAATAGGAAAGGCAATTTATTCAGGTGCTGTCTCTATTCAAGATGCAATAGAAGTTGGGAGGAATTGA
- the hisF gene encoding imidazole glycerol phosphate synthase subunit HisF — protein MLTKRIIPCLDVEGGRVVKGVNFVNLKDVGDPVEIAKAYNKEGADEIVFLDITATSDKRETMIDVVRRTAEEVFIPLTVGGGIRTLDDFKNILRAGADKISVNSAAVRDPDFIRRAADKFGSQCVVVAVDARMRDDKTGWNVVIDGGRIDTGLDAVEWAKKVEVLGAGEILLTSMDTDGTKNGYDIPLTDIISRSVNIPIIASGGCGNLRHFYDVFSKTGADAALAASLFHYRELSITEVKQYLKDKNVEVRI, from the coding sequence GTGCTTACTAAGAGAATAATACCATGTTTGGATGTAGAAGGCGGAAGAGTAGTAAAAGGAGTTAATTTTGTGAATTTAAAGGATGTGGGAGATCCTGTAGAAATAGCAAAGGCTTATAATAAGGAAGGCGCGGACGAAATAGTATTTTTAGATATTACCGCAACAAGTGATAAAAGGGAAACTATGATAGATGTAGTTAGGAGGACAGCGGAAGAGGTATTTATACCATTAACTGTCGGAGGAGGTATAAGAACTTTAGATGATTTTAAAAATATTCTAAGAGCTGGTGCTGATAAAATATCTGTAAATTCGGCGGCGGTCCGCGACCCGGATTTCATAAGAAGGGCTGCAGATAAATTTGGGAGTCAATGTGTAGTTGTTGCTGTAGATGCCAGGATGAGAGATGATAAAACAGGATGGAATGTAGTTATAGACGGCGGCAGGATCGATACCGGACTTGATGCAGTAGAGTGGGCTAAAAAAGTAGAAGTTCTGGGCGCAGGAGAAATACTTTTAACAAGTATGGATACAGACGGAACTAAAAATGGGTATGATATACCACTTACAGATATAATATCCAGGTCAGTAAACATCCCTATTATAGCATCTGGGGGCTGTGGAAATTTAAGGCATTTTTATGATGTGTTTTCTAAAACAGGTGCCGATGCAGCACTTGCAGCTTCTCTTTTTCACTACAGGGAACTCAGCATAACCGAAGTAAAGCAGTATTTGAAGGATAAAAATGTGGAGGTTAGAATCTAA
- the hisI gene encoding phosphoribosyl-AMP cyclohydrolase has product MNDSINTQNLKSVNFKGGLIPAVIQDYKNGEVLMLAYMNEESLKRTLQSGTTWFWSRSRSEYWNKGETSKHYQYVKSISLDCDGDTLLIKVDQVGAACHTGNRSCFYRDIL; this is encoded by the coding sequence ATGAATGATAGTATAAATACTCAAAATTTAAAATCAGTAAATTTTAAAGGCGGCCTTATTCCTGCAGTGATTCAGGATTATAAAAATGGTGAGGTTTTAATGCTTGCTTATATGAATGAAGAATCTTTAAAGAGAACTCTGCAGAGCGGGACGACATGGTTTTGGAGCAGATCAAGAAGTGAGTATTGGAATAAAGGTGAAACTTCAAAACATTACCAGTATGTAAAGAGTATAAGTTTGGATTGCGACGGTGATACACTTCTTATAAAAGTAGATCAAGTTGGAGCAGCATGTCATACAGGCAATAGAAGCTGCTTTTATCGAGATATACTGTAG